A part of Paenibacillus donghaensis genomic DNA contains:
- a CDS encoding pPIWI_RE module domain-containing protein yields the protein MNRMELFALEVNEAVFYHETIHVMHMPDNWRNFFITQTTPQNHKLAYKVEPLCKKLKSIFPEIVHVDLNNKVLQKDLPWIVSTVRIPESHIKKLTLGWFAHLKGYSEANLPEEIKEAELGWETSTFSKLYETIDKYQWLPGLAAHKFCEELRTVELGQGIAEELQFHHTIFNNQHECVSTPIRKSPKHDPFSYVLKVELKNRGGDADRPLILVTVGTRRYLKNAQIKEASCYLKADHACSVLVSVRNPYTLQEKLSFSQLQFERRAGSGQGTPPFAVWKTALDGLYWDVLYEKSFQPDMLLSKPGTFLEGNGEVTAYVINHHSFNGKGNFVKSGLGLSEKSGLFNKFKEVLAMYHLTPLFHIPDIPRKRMNDIRFPIVAHQAEKLIIEVYSSEAMFNAMKEVYTTEQKSLENKSIIFNRQISENIYDLNCDKNVTVEFVHCSPVEIVSELEVVIYKADVAFIKRVNQINKLLKEERSSGDQRTLALVEIAPKENWSKDGDPKRAIREGMKKARRLTQFIHPLTGDEKGDTARIINALFDLLNDAGFLSNNVTKLDTYGPILSFNILKADNKHLPVISKMDGTEIMLKIFGIDSWLPLGEAPFYLEQVKMLDNPGKWNQSKQVFRDFMIRAIENELGQNVKQLTVMMNATLRKDWLPVIRNTDLIYDKVPYLSERLVNDARLKFIRVNMTDDVPQYRIIEDDAEEKFNKASGIFKDPLGIYYGVGGRPRAWSGVRNEDIKFLSPSKQLLQQKAVEYIPLGELDEMERDDLANLVDQLRRVSLNYDKHTIYPYGIRITRVLSKYLTGEEKNYDPEFDEGVELWEEAEELV from the coding sequence ATGAACAGAATGGAGCTCTTTGCATTAGAAGTAAATGAAGCGGTATTCTATCATGAAACGATTCATGTCATGCATATGCCGGACAACTGGCGGAATTTTTTCATTACACAAACGACACCTCAAAACCACAAGCTTGCTTATAAGGTTGAACCTCTCTGCAAGAAGCTTAAGAGCATTTTTCCGGAGATTGTTCATGTGGACTTAAATAATAAAGTACTGCAAAAAGACTTGCCATGGATTGTTTCCACAGTGAGGATACCAGAGTCTCATATTAAAAAGCTCACACTAGGCTGGTTTGCACATTTGAAAGGATATTCAGAAGCGAATCTCCCGGAAGAGATTAAAGAGGCTGAGCTGGGATGGGAAACTTCTACTTTTAGTAAGCTTTATGAAACTATTGATAAATACCAATGGCTCCCTGGCTTGGCAGCTCATAAGTTCTGTGAAGAACTACGAACGGTTGAGTTAGGGCAAGGTATTGCAGAGGAGCTCCAGTTTCATCATACGATCTTTAATAACCAGCATGAATGTGTCTCTACTCCGATCAGGAAATCACCGAAACACGATCCTTTTTCCTATGTACTGAAGGTTGAACTGAAGAATCGTGGTGGGGATGCTGACAGACCGCTTATTCTTGTAACTGTAGGTACAAGGCGGTATTTGAAGAACGCACAAATTAAGGAAGCCTCCTGTTATTTAAAAGCGGATCATGCCTGTTCTGTTCTTGTGTCAGTCCGTAATCCGTATACGTTGCAAGAGAAGCTTTCTTTCTCACAGCTTCAGTTTGAGCGTCGTGCGGGTAGTGGACAGGGAACACCGCCTTTTGCAGTCTGGAAAACAGCTCTGGATGGCTTGTATTGGGATGTTCTGTACGAAAAATCCTTTCAACCGGATATGTTGCTCTCTAAACCTGGTACATTCCTTGAAGGAAATGGTGAAGTCACTGCTTATGTAATCAATCATCATTCTTTCAATGGCAAAGGTAACTTCGTGAAGTCAGGACTAGGGTTGTCGGAGAAAAGTGGTCTGTTTAATAAGTTTAAAGAAGTACTTGCTATGTATCATCTAACACCGTTATTTCATATTCCAGATATCCCTCGTAAGCGTATGAACGATATTCGGTTCCCTATTGTCGCACATCAAGCAGAAAAGCTAATTATTGAGGTTTATAGCAGTGAAGCAATGTTTAATGCAATGAAAGAAGTTTATACGACTGAACAAAAATCACTGGAAAATAAATCAATAATCTTTAACCGTCAAATTTCAGAGAATATTTATGATCTCAATTGCGATAAGAATGTAACCGTAGAATTCGTACACTGCAGTCCTGTTGAAATTGTAAGTGAACTAGAAGTTGTAATATATAAAGCTGATGTTGCCTTTATCAAGCGAGTGAATCAAATTAACAAGCTACTTAAGGAAGAACGGTCTTCCGGAGATCAGCGGACATTGGCATTAGTGGAAATTGCGCCTAAAGAAAACTGGAGCAAAGACGGTGATCCTAAGAGAGCTATAAGGGAAGGGATGAAAAAGGCAAGACGTCTTACTCAGTTCATACATCCTCTTACAGGAGATGAGAAGGGGGATACTGCTCGCATAATCAATGCATTATTTGATTTGCTAAATGATGCAGGCTTCCTAAGCAACAATGTGACTAAGCTAGATACGTACGGTCCAATTCTGTCATTCAATATTTTAAAAGCAGACAACAAGCATTTACCTGTCATATCGAAAATGGACGGTACAGAAATAATGTTAAAGATATTTGGAATTGATTCATGGCTCCCATTAGGAGAGGCGCCTTTTTATCTGGAGCAGGTCAAAATGTTGGACAATCCGGGCAAGTGGAATCAAAGCAAACAGGTTTTTCGGGATTTTATGATCAGAGCTATTGAGAATGAGCTTGGTCAAAATGTAAAGCAGCTAACAGTAATGATGAATGCGACGCTGAGAAAGGACTGGCTTCCAGTAATTAGAAATACTGACCTTATATATGATAAAGTCCCTTATCTGAGCGAACGGCTGGTAAATGATGCCCGTCTTAAGTTTATACGTGTCAATATGACGGATGATGTGCCGCAATATAGGATTATTGAAGATGATGCTGAAGAGAAATTCAACAAAGCTTCGGGGATTTTCAAAGATCCACTAGGGATATATTATGGTGTTGGTGGAAGGCCAAGAGCATGGTCTGGTGTGAGAAACGAGGATATCAAGTTCCTGTCACCTAGCAAGCAGCTACTTCAGCAGAAAGCAGTCGAGTACATTCCTCTGGGCGAGCTGGATGAGATGGAACGTGATGATCTAGCTAATTTAGTTGATCAACTGAGAAGAGTGAGCTTGAATTACGACAAGCATACAATTTATCCGTATGGCATACGAATTACTAGAGTACTGTCAAAATATTTAACCGGGGAAGAGAAGAATTATGATCCGGAGTTTGATGAGGGAGTAGAGTTATGGGAAGAAGCTGAAGAATTGGTGTAG
- the dgt gene encoding dGTP triphosphohydrolase, with translation MSNTKMDWNNLLSGVRLRDGKVKDRTLYNEYDLRNDFDDDYSRLVSSSAVRRLQDKAQVFPLDNSDFVRTRLTHSHEVSTIGRSLGISIESRLIKDGLLDIGHKGKLGSLLAVAGLIHDLGNPPYGHYGEAAIQGFFSNWFKNDGLMFKKLLGTQKFADFTKFEGNAQTFRLVSKLNNLFDEYGFNLSAASLASILKYPRSSIEGNLDDQTRAEKKYGVSYKKFGYLQAETKRFDAVREYTGIGTHRHPVTFLLEAADDIAYAAADIEDGCKKRVLDFEIIQDKLSKHLKNGTEEEKDILSSFITSYEKNVEEKRSDRLDNAVQNLRIKAQGFMIKSVVKEFLLRHDDILNGDFDEDIIMASEARNVRKAMKEISYVIFDSKEIVLREYAGGKVVRGLLEMFVACVVSKNRKDPKTEEGKLYLLISGNYKDIMDKYCFEKDIEDPEEPSVYERLLLVTDFVCGMTDSYALDFYRRLTGISL, from the coding sequence ATGTCTAACACAAAAATGGATTGGAATAATCTTCTAAGTGGAGTTCGCTTAAGGGATGGAAAAGTTAAAGACAGAACATTATATAATGAATACGACTTGAGAAACGACTTTGACGACGACTACTCCAGACTTGTTTCGAGTTCCGCTGTTAGAAGACTACAGGACAAAGCACAAGTTTTCCCTTTAGATAATAGTGACTTTGTGCGAACTAGATTAACTCATTCTCACGAGGTATCTACAATAGGAAGATCCCTAGGGATCAGCATAGAAAGTCGTTTGATTAAAGATGGTTTACTTGATATAGGGCATAAAGGTAAATTAGGCTCATTATTAGCGGTGGCTGGACTCATCCATGACTTAGGAAATCCTCCCTATGGACACTATGGAGAAGCAGCAATACAAGGCTTCTTTTCTAACTGGTTTAAGAATGATGGGTTAATGTTTAAAAAATTATTAGGCACACAAAAATTTGCTGATTTTACTAAATTCGAAGGTAATGCTCAAACTTTTAGATTAGTATCCAAATTAAATAATCTTTTTGATGAGTATGGTTTTAACCTCTCAGCTGCTTCATTAGCTAGTATACTGAAATATCCAAGATCATCAATTGAAGGCAACCTTGATGATCAAACAAGAGCAGAAAAAAAATATGGGGTTAGCTATAAAAAATTTGGATACTTACAAGCTGAAACCAAAAGATTTGATGCGGTTAGGGAATACACGGGTATTGGTACACATAGACATCCTGTTACATTTTTATTAGAAGCTGCTGATGATATTGCTTATGCTGCTGCAGATATTGAGGATGGATGCAAAAAAAGAGTACTTGATTTCGAAATAATTCAGGACAAGCTGAGTAAACACCTTAAAAATGGGACGGAAGAGGAAAAAGATATTTTATCTTCTTTTATTACTTCCTATGAAAAAAACGTTGAAGAAAAGCGTTCAGACAGACTAGATAATGCGGTACAAAATCTTAGAATTAAAGCACAAGGATTTATGATTAAATCAGTTGTCAAAGAATTTTTATTAAGACATGATGATATCTTAAACGGAGATTTCGATGAAGATATTATTATGGCTTCTGAAGCAAGAAACGTTCGTAAAGCAATGAAGGAGATTTCATATGTTATCTTTGATAGTAAAGAAATTGTATTACGAGAATATGCGGGGGGAAAGGTTGTCCGCGGACTGTTAGAAATGTTTGTTGCCTGTGTTGTTTCCAAAAATCGAAAAGATCCAAAAACTGAAGAAGGAAAACTCTATTTATTGATATCAGGAAATTATAAAGATATAATGGACAAATATTGTTTTGAAAAAGACATTGAAGACCCCGAAGAACCTAGTGTTTATGAAAGACTTCTACTAGTAACAGATTTTGTTTGCGGAATGACCGATTCGTATGCCCTTGACTTCTATAGAAGGTTGACAGGAATATCACTCTAG
- a CDS encoding tyrosine-type recombinase/integrase, which produces MTEFVEEWKTKYAQTELSPLTSKTYNHHLKNHISPALGHLKLDEIKPMHVLSLIEDLRKPGARKDNSDGSLSSGTIEYIYRVMKNVFSRAKDWSILTQSPMASIKKPKVTQKKLKFYDEQEAAEVITLLYKAPIMWRLFCICAILGGFRRGELLALEWSEVDFENHTIKISKSISLTIKSQAVIKLPKTDDSIRTVDMPVWYMEELKLYKERCEKERIALGNKWLGGDENYVFHAGFEKAIYHTQPSKWWKNFVEKHEFKYVRFHDLRHSCATILLENDVSLKAIQERLGHSKQQVTADLYTHVSKSLSRETANKFNNLNPNKKS; this is translated from the coding sequence TTGACTGAATTTGTTGAAGAATGGAAAACCAAATATGCACAGACTGAGCTTTCTCCTTTAACTTCGAAAACGTACAATCATCATTTGAAAAATCACATTTCACCAGCACTTGGCCATCTCAAACTCGATGAAATTAAACCAATGCATGTTTTAAGTTTAATCGAAGATCTTCGTAAGCCTGGTGCAAGAAAAGACAATTCGGATGGATCATTATCAAGCGGAACCATCGAGTACATTTATCGAGTCATGAAAAATGTTTTCAGCCGTGCTAAGGATTGGAGTATACTGACTCAAAGTCCTATGGCATCCATCAAAAAACCAAAGGTTACACAAAAAAAACTAAAGTTTTATGACGAGCAAGAGGCTGCAGAAGTAATAACCTTACTTTATAAAGCACCTATTATGTGGAGACTATTCTGCATCTGTGCTATTCTTGGTGGATTTAGACGTGGGGAGTTATTAGCGCTAGAATGGTCGGAAGTAGATTTTGAAAACCATACCATTAAAATTAGTAAAAGCATCTCGCTGACAATAAAAAGTCAGGCAGTTATTAAATTGCCAAAGACAGATGACTCCATAAGAACTGTTGATATGCCTGTTTGGTATATGGAAGAACTCAAATTATACAAGGAACGTTGTGAAAAAGAACGTATTGCTTTGGGAAATAAGTGGCTTGGCGGGGATGAAAATTACGTTTTTCATGCCGGCTTCGAAAAAGCTATTTATCACACACAACCGAGTAAATGGTGGAAAAACTTCGTAGAGAAGCATGAATTTAAGTATGTTCGTTTTCATGATTTAAGACACAGCTGTGCAACGATCTTATTAGAAAATGACGTATCTTTGAAAGCAATTCAAGAACGTTTAGGGCATTCGAAACAACAGGTTACTGCTGATCTTTATACTCATGTTTCAAAATCGTTGAGTCGAGAGACGGCGAATAAATTCAATAATCTGAATCCAAATAAAAAAAGCTAA
- a CDS encoding transposase translates to MLKTLNELLLPFRSCFSRQATFEWFVVIVVGFMLRSDHLGVTSVIRDLSLNGRCYETLLHFFRSSAWSLPSLRQMWLQVVRRSAPLLVIQDRVVLVGDGMKQAKEGRRMPGVKKLHQESENVSKGEYIFGHLFGAIGILAGTPRKWFCLPLFMNLQDGIQTILNWKKTDNKSEPSSHVVQMIEQGFQAAKVFGQALLLLDRYFLSVPALKQLQACHSGSEARMHLVTKAKSNVVAYERPPAKKPGRGRPHKKGPSVKLKELFLTRAADFQTAILPLYGEEEKVQFLCLDLLWGQGWYQELRFVLVVLQGRYSILVSTDLTLSATDIICLYGYRSKIECTFREMKQVIGAFGYRFWSKSMPKLNRFLKKEEAHPLEAVQDEQDRRRIEQTIQAIEGFIMCQCIAMGLLQLIALHFSGRTPGFFFRYLRTPSLAIVSEATVSAYLRNSIFRLFVQNPHLSITKIIKSKQDSSIVDEDSQAS, encoded by the coding sequence ATGCTAAAAACTTTGAATGAACTTTTACTTCCCTTCCGTTCTTGCTTTTCCAGACAGGCTACGTTCGAGTGGTTTGTCGTTATCGTTGTCGGCTTTATGCTGCGCTCCGACCATCTCGGTGTAACTTCCGTCATTCGGGATCTCTCCCTGAATGGCCGCTGCTATGAGACGCTCCTTCACTTCTTCCGTTCTTCGGCCTGGTCTTTGCCTTCCTTGCGGCAGATGTGGCTTCAGGTCGTTCGCCGCTCTGCGCCCTTGCTGGTGATTCAGGATCGCGTAGTTCTCGTTGGTGACGGGATGAAGCAAGCTAAGGAAGGTCGCCGGATGCCGGGGGTCAAGAAACTCCATCAGGAATCCGAGAACGTCTCCAAGGGCGAGTATATTTTCGGCCATCTGTTTGGAGCCATTGGCATTCTGGCCGGTACACCCCGGAAATGGTTCTGTTTGCCTTTGTTCATGAATCTGCAAGACGGGATTCAAACCATTCTAAACTGGAAGAAAACGGACAACAAGTCAGAGCCGTCTTCTCATGTCGTTCAGATGATTGAACAAGGGTTCCAGGCCGCGAAAGTCTTCGGCCAAGCGCTGCTGCTCCTGGATCGCTACTTCTTGTCGGTTCCGGCCTTGAAGCAGTTGCAGGCGTGCCACTCGGGCTCCGAAGCCCGGATGCATCTGGTGACGAAAGCCAAGTCCAACGTGGTGGCCTACGAACGTCCTCCTGCCAAAAAGCCCGGACGCGGCCGACCGCACAAAAAGGGCCCATCCGTCAAACTGAAGGAACTTTTTTTGACTCGTGCTGCCGATTTTCAAACCGCTATCCTTCCCCTATATGGCGAAGAAGAGAAGGTTCAATTTCTCTGTCTGGATCTGCTTTGGGGGCAGGGATGGTATCAGGAATTGCGTTTTGTACTGGTCGTGCTACAGGGCCGCTACTCCATTCTGGTCAGCACGGATCTCACGCTATCTGCCACGGACATCATCTGCTTGTATGGCTATCGCTCCAAGATTGAGTGTACGTTCCGGGAAATGAAGCAGGTCATTGGCGCTTTCGGCTACCGTTTCTGGAGCAAGTCCATGCCCAAGCTGAACCGGTTTCTGAAAAAAGAGGAGGCCCACCCACTCGAAGCGGTACAAGACGAACAGGATCGGCGCCGAATTGAACAAACGATTCAAGCGATTGAAGGTTTTATCATGTGCCAGTGCATCGCGATGGGACTGCTGCAATTGATCGCCTTGCACTTTTCAGGTCGGACACCGGGTTTCTTCTTTCGCTACCTGCGAACACCGTCCCTGGCTATAGTATCTGAGGCAACCGTTTCCGCTTATTTACGCAACTCTATTTTTCGCCTGTTTGTTCAAAATCCTCACTTATCCATAACCAAAATAATTAAATCCAAGCAGGATTCGTCCATTGTTGACGAGGATTCGCAGGCTTCTTAG
- a CDS encoding Rha family transcriptional regulator, producing the protein MNSKRPITPFGWAIKQRLAERQMDQKLFCQLHGIPPYRLSNLIHGTRRAEVYRRQIEKLLDLPPS; encoded by the coding sequence TTGAACAGCAAACGCCCCATAACCCCCTTCGGCTGGGCTATCAAGCAACGGCTGGCAGAGAGGCAAATGGATCAGAAGCTCTTTTGTCAGCTTCACGGAATTCCGCCTTACCGTCTATCCAATCTGATTCATGGTACCCGCAGGGCTGAAGTCTACCGCCGCCAGATCGAGAAGCTGCTGGACCTGCCTCCCTCTTAG
- a CDS encoding helix-turn-helix domain-containing protein — protein MLSIYERIEYLIKQKGITKKSFCEQLSISTGNLGDWKRGKSTPGTHKLIEISAFFHVSLDWLILGKPSPEMVREGAEDYFFDSKGQSNCHSDELLPEEQVFIKEYIAFAEYRKRKAEEDNS, from the coding sequence ATGTTATCCATTTACGAGCGCATAGAATATTTAATCAAGCAGAAGGGGATCACCAAGAAATCCTTTTGTGAGCAGTTAAGCATAAGCACAGGGAATCTGGGCGACTGGAAAAGAGGGAAGTCCACTCCCGGTACGCATAAGCTGATCGAGATCAGCGCTTTTTTCCATGTCAGTCTGGATTGGCTGATTCTGGGCAAGCCGTCTCCTGAAATGGTCCGCGAAGGGGCGGAGGATTATTTTTTTGACTCCAAAGGGCAATCCAATTGCCACAGTGACGAACTGCTTCCAGAGGAGCAGGTCTTCATCAAGGAATATATCGCTTTTGCCGAATACCGCAAACGTAAAGCTGAAGAGGATAATTCCTGA
- a CDS encoding ABC transporter ATP-binding protein, whose translation MTVIVVDIQEGGYSSNEIIVKDIQFEISEGELVGLIGPNGAGKSTTIRSIIGLLPHVMGDISIKNGKGTYSYIPEQPILYEELTLNEHLIIALSSYEKNMADSQQEIDELLKKFRLEDFIHKYPTSFSKGMQQKVMLILSFLLKPDIYIIDEPFIGLDPIAIKDFLELINQERTRGAAVLMSTHVLDSAERICDRFILLNKGQISTIGTLEQIQEQYTLPQGTLFDCFHKMMQG comes from the coding sequence ATGACTGTCATTGTTGTGGATATTCAGGAGGGTGGATATTCGTCAAATGAAATAATTGTTAAAGATATTCAATTTGAAATTAGTGAAGGGGAGTTAGTGGGGTTGATTGGACCAAACGGTGCCGGTAAATCTACAACTATTAGATCTATTATTGGTTTGCTGCCACATGTGATGGGAGATATCTCAATAAAAAATGGTAAAGGTACTTATAGCTACATTCCGGAGCAGCCTATTCTTTATGAAGAGTTAACTTTAAATGAACATTTAATTATAGCATTATCATCATACGAAAAAAACATGGCTGATAGCCAACAAGAAATAGATGAGTTATTAAAAAAATTCCGGCTGGAAGATTTTATTCATAAATACCCGACTTCCTTCTCCAAAGGAATGCAACAAAAGGTAATGCTTATACTAAGCTTCTTATTAAAACCGGATATTTACATTATTGACGAACCTTTCATAGGGCTTGATCCTATTGCAATAAAAGATTTTTTGGAGTTAATAAATCAGGAACGAACTCGTGGAGCTGCAGTACTAATGTCAACACATGTGCTTGATTCGGCAGAACGAATATGTGATCGCTTTATTCTGCTTAACAAAGGTCAAATATCTACTATCGGGACATTGGAGCAAATCCAAGAACAATATACTTTGCCTCAGGGAACTCTGTTTGATTGTTTTCATAAAATGATGCAAGGATGA
- a CDS encoding ABC transporter permease, which yields MIDAYYLFLRRLKSGWAFQYRVIRTVVDDWRVLAYLIIPALLYLIRYYMYLWSSKPEWIYNIQIQHFALFFFAVIGFSTFRYFFDYADQLFLLQRKSWIMKIRKYGMIYAILIHIVKVFVLLLIWLPVIYYGVGMSTAQIALFPLYTAFFTLPILLLKKRIGIKNNLLQRIGLSTLLYVAGGCIYVAITILQNLTVTGVSIIVLGIINIWLIYREPKNYKAHFVEDIQYDIKDRFKVLALLLNNTGHKVRTVRSVRSRPILFKNSKELFKVRSSSNILAESCFKAFYRDSKYNKRYLQFILISCYGIFNLPNLVGSIFLLALGLIHFSLSKMIWFQFLTSDFLNLYSWPADTQKEAGNKTMLMLTVPGYLMISIVFLIASHSFLDVVIRLIVSILIFYICILIKYKKNYKFNQLMIGLYKKMLS from the coding sequence ATGATTGACGCTTATTATTTATTTCTCAGAAGATTAAAATCCGGATGGGCTTTCCAATATCGAGTTATTCGAACCGTTGTCGATGATTGGAGAGTATTGGCTTATTTAATAATCCCTGCCCTGTTATACTTGATTCGATATTATATGTACTTATGGAGCAGCAAACCAGAATGGATTTATAATATTCAGATACAGCATTTCGCTTTATTCTTTTTTGCGGTCATTGGATTTAGTACTTTTCGTTATTTTTTTGATTATGCAGACCAGTTGTTTCTTTTGCAGCGTAAGTCATGGATCATGAAAATTAGAAAATATGGGATGATATACGCTATTCTTATTCATATAGTTAAAGTTTTTGTGTTATTGCTGATTTGGTTGCCCGTTATTTATTATGGAGTTGGCATGAGCACTGCACAAATTGCCCTCTTTCCTTTATATACTGCTTTTTTTACGCTCCCCATTTTATTGTTGAAAAAGAGAATAGGAATAAAAAATAACCTGCTCCAACGTATAGGATTGAGCACTCTTTTATATGTTGCCGGAGGCTGTATTTATGTAGCGATAACCATTCTTCAAAACCTTACAGTTACAGGAGTCAGCATTATTGTACTTGGCATAATAAACATATGGCTAATATACAGAGAACCAAAGAACTATAAAGCACATTTTGTAGAGGATATTCAATATGATATAAAAGACCGGTTTAAAGTTTTAGCCTTATTGTTAAATAATACGGGCCATAAGGTTCGAACTGTCCGCTCTGTCCGTTCACGTCCGATACTATTTAAGAATTCAAAAGAGTTATTCAAAGTAAGAAGCAGTTCCAATATTTTAGCGGAAAGCTGCTTCAAGGCTTTTTATAGAGATTCAAAATATAACAAACGCTATTTGCAATTTATTTTAATTTCATGTTATGGAATATTCAATCTTCCTAATCTTGTCGGTTCCATTTTTTTATTGGCTTTAGGTTTGATTCATTTTTCACTTAGTAAGATGATCTGGTTTCAATTTTTAACCTCAGATTTTCTCAATTTATATTCTTGGCCTGCTGATACTCAAAAAGAAGCTGGCAATAAAACAATGCTTATGTTAACAGTACCTGGATATTTAATGATTTCGATTGTTTTCCTGATTGCATCTCATTCCTTCCTGGATGTAGTTATTAGGCTGATTGTAAGTATATTGATTTTTTATATTTGTATACTGATTAAATATAAAAAAAATTATAAGTTTAATCAATTGATGATTGGACTATATAAGAAAATGCTATCTTGA
- a CDS encoding ABC transporter permease, translating to MGAFRTIYNIARADFLERIRRFSFLVILGITIMAAYFFVPPAEGGYVTLYLDYYRGIYNSAWVGASVAISTTLFLSLFGFYLVKNSIKRDEENGFGQIIASTSVSKFKYLIGKSISNFSVLSIIALVVILITIIMQLIRGEVTKIELWQLISPFLFLTFPIIAIVSALSVLFETLKALKGTLGNVIYFMLFIVFITCSSYIPFGTDIITNRMVNDLTSLEPNYTGSFGIGFLTLGEKPIQLFEWQGIHWSGPLIGQQLTPFLYAFLLVLVAAVFFRRFQEVPYAADTDSGQEESETSSDKSSQGTDPTDNTRDLNWAEQNNQSVSPTRAATLTPVTVRDSFLSLVFAEWRLMMKGIAPAWYVVAIALIFLGLLMPLSTSTEWMIWPFTWIWPLIFWSGMGNREYRYQTYFLIASSPRFVSRQLTAVWFSGFLLTCITGIGMLVRFIFVGDVEHLALWISAALLIPSFALATGVLTKTNRTFEILYMIIWYIGPINKMPFLDFMGSDSIGGANWVTDIGINSWVLSFIYVLISIVLLIAAYISRSRLTRTI from the coding sequence GTGGGAGCATTCCGCACCATATATAACATTGCACGCGCTGATTTTCTTGAGAGGATTAGAAGATTTTCGTTTCTGGTCATTTTGGGCATTACGATCATGGCGGCATACTTCTTTGTTCCGCCTGCTGAAGGCGGTTACGTGACGCTTTACCTGGATTATTATCGCGGGATCTACAATTCTGCTTGGGTGGGAGCATCAGTCGCCATTTCTACCACACTGTTCCTTTCGTTGTTTGGTTTTTATTTGGTGAAAAACAGCATAAAACGTGATGAAGAAAATGGTTTCGGACAAATTATCGCTTCAACCTCTGTGAGTAAGTTCAAGTATTTAATTGGTAAATCAATTAGCAACTTTTCCGTTTTGTCCATTATTGCTTTAGTGGTTATTCTCATTACGATAATTATGCAGTTGATTCGTGGAGAGGTTACTAAGATCGAATTATGGCAATTGATCTCACCCTTTCTGTTCCTCACTTTCCCCATAATAGCCATCGTTTCTGCTCTCTCTGTATTATTTGAGACATTGAAGGCTTTGAAGGGCACGCTTGGTAATGTGATTTATTTCATGCTTTTCATCGTATTCATCACTTGCTCAAGCTACATCCCCTTCGGGACAGACATTATTACAAACAGAATGGTGAATGATCTCACTTCGCTCGAGCCTAACTATACTGGATCATTCGGAATAGGGTTCCTAACTCTCGGCGAGAAACCTATCCAGCTATTCGAATGGCAAGGTATACATTGGAGCGGACCGTTAATAGGGCAGCAGTTGACACCATTCCTTTATGCCTTCCTGCTGGTACTAGTTGCTGCTGTTTTCTTTCGCCGTTTTCAGGAAGTTCCTTATGCAGCAGATACAGATAGCGGTCAAGAAGAATCCGAGACCTCTTCGGATAAATCATCTCAGGGCACGGATCCGACGGATAACACTAGGGATCTTAACTGGGCTGAGCAAAATAATCAATCAGTCTCTCCCACCCGTGCTGCGACACTAACGCCGGTGACCGTTCGCGATTCTTTCTTGTCATTGGTATTTGCAGAATGGCGCTTAATGATGAAAGGAATTGCGCCAGCGTGGTATGTTGTGGCCATTGCTTTGATTTTCTTAGGTCTATTAATGCCCCTCAGTACTTCAACGGAATGGATGATTTGGCCATTCACTTGGATTTGGCCGCTGATTTTTTGGTCTGGAATGGGGAATCGAGAATATCGCTACCAGACTTATTTTCTTATAGCTTCAAGTCCACGTTTCGTTTCCCGCCAACTTACTGCTGTATGGTTCTCAGGCTTTTTGCTGACATGTATAACGGGGATAGGCATGCTGGTTCGTTTCATTTTTGTAGGTGATGTAGAACATCTGGCACTTTGGATTTCTGCTGCCCTACTCATCCCCAGCTTTGCACTTGCCACAGGAGTACTTACAAAAACAAATCGCACTTTTGAGATACTCTATATGATTATTTGGTACATAGGCCCGATTAACAAGATGCCTTTTCTTGATTTCATGGGATCAGATTCCATAGGAGGGGCGAACTGGGTTACAGACATAGGAATTAATTCCTGGGTCTTAAGCTTCATTTATGTATTAATTAGTATCGTATTACTGATTGCAGCCTATATTTCAAGAAGCCGCCTAACACGGACTATCTAA